The sequence below is a genomic window from Phycisphaerae bacterium.
CGGCGCAACGTGATAACGTCATCGATCGATCCGAACACGACGTACCTTATTCGTGTCGCGGGTCGGGCGGTGGTCGGCCATCCCGGGGCCTCGCGAGGCGTCTTTACCCTTACGGCGACCGAGCCCTAAAACCGCTCGGACTGAATAGAGTCCATCCTCGGCCTCCGGAGTGACATGCTCCGGAGGCCGATTCTTTTTAGGGCAGGTGATGGAATGTCCGCCGTGAGTCCTTGTTTGAAAACAACGGCCGAGGGAGTCGAGATTCGCGTCAAGGTTGTGCCGGGCGCGTCGCGAAGCCGCATCGACGGGCTGTACGGAGACTGCCTGAAGATACGAGTGGCCGCACCTCCGGAAAAGGGTCAGGCGAACCGGGCGATTACAGCACTCCTGGCGGAGCAGTTGGGAATAAGCGAGTCGCTAGTGGCGGTCGTCGCCGGCAAGACGTCGCCTCGCAAGACCGTGCGAATACTGCAACGCAGCGCGATCCAAGTCGCGGCGGCGCTGGCCCTATAGGGTCATTCTCTCCGTGGCGATTTCTCGCGGTCCACCGCCCAGATGCCGTTGGGCGAGCGAACGAGATCCAGGACTTTTCCGCGGACGCCGGTAATTTGAATCCCCTGCTGGTCGATCTGCAGGTTCCAGGGCCCACGGCGCGGCGCGCCCGGTGGGAGCCTGGTCAGGTCCACCGTGAGGCGCGTGACGTTAATTGTCACGACCTGAAGCCGGTTGCCCCCGGTCCATTGGGCGTCGCACAGAACGTCTTCGCTGGGGTCGGTGGCGTTTCGGAAGATGACCCAGGAATCGACGGGCCGAAGGGGACGGCGCGGCGGCGACTTCGTCGTCAATTCCTCCGGGTCGGTGACGGAGGGACGGGCTGGCGGCGCGGGAGATTCCTCCTTGTGAGCGGCTCTCGACGTCGCAATGGGTGGCGATTGCTCCGGCTGGGTGACAATGGGCCGAGCGCTTTCGGAACAGCCCGAAAGTGGCATAATGAACAATGCCAACTGACAAAGGGAGCCGACAGAATTTCCGCGGCACGGACGATTGATTGGGGCCATAGGTTTCCTGTTCGCGTCGGTTGCCGTACAATGATACCCGCCACGTCGGCAGGAGGTCGCGAGGAATGCCCCGCCTACACAACCGATTCCGCTCGACGACCATTCTTTCCGTGCGCCGGGACGGCCAGGTCGCCATCGGAGGTGACGGGCAGGTCACGCTGGGGGATGCCGTGGTCAAGGACGACGCGGTGAAGATCCGGCGTTTATATAAGGGCAAGGTGCTGGCCGGTTTCGCGGGGTCCGCGGCGGATGCGTTTGCCCTGCTGGAACGATTCGAAGGCAAACTGGAGGAATTCAAGGGGGCAACAAAGCGCGCGGCCATCGAATTGGCCAAGGATTGGCGGACCGATCGAAATTTGCGGCGGCTGGAGAGCCTCCTGGCGGTGGCGGATTCGGAAGCGAGTTTGATCATCGGCGGCAGCGGTGATGTCATCGAGCCGACCGACGGAGTGCTGGCGATCGGCAGTGGGGGGGTCTCGGCCATGTCGGCGGCGCGAGCCCTTTTGGCCCATACGGAGATGACCGCCGCCCAGATCGTCGAAACGGCACTAAAGATCGCGGGCCGGATCAATATCTACGCCAACGATCAGATTACGATAGAAAAACTCTAGATTATTCGAGCGGAGTCCCCTATTGACACAACCCCCAACAAACCCTTATAGTTATCGCTAACACCAAGGGGTTGGTTGAAGCAAGATTCTGCCTTGTCGATTTGGGCACCGGAGGGTTTCACATGTCGCGTTCGATTCATCGGGTCATCGCTGGTCTGATCGTCGGAGTTTTATTCGCAGCCACGCCCGCGGCATTCGCCGTGACTCCTGTGGACATCGTCATTAAACAGGGAGATGTCTTCGGCGCACGGACTGTGAGCACGCTGAACGCGCCTTTTACCGATGGCCTCGGCAAGGTCGGTTTCGTCGCCGCTTTTGACGACAGCACTCGAGGCATCTGGCATAGTTCGGGTTTCGTTTTTAACAGCAGCGATGCGCTTCCGGATTCGCTGACCGGCGGCGAGGGCACGATGGGCGTGAGCAATCTTGGAAACTTCATCTATAGCCCATCCTTCAACGGTGGCGATGCCGTCTATACCGCCGGAGGCAAATTGCTGGCGGACGGGGACGCGGTTCCCAATAACCCCGGGCTGTTCAGCGTTTTCAATAGCCGTCCAACGATGTTGCCCAATGGAACGGCGCATTGGATAGGCGGAACTTCGACGACGGCGGGGGGGAGCACCTCGAACCGGCATCTGTTCCGAGCGACCGATCCGAATAACCCGATGAGCATTTCCCGCATCATCAGTGGCGGGGATGTTATCGAAGGCAAGGCGATTTCGACGGCGGCCAGCAATTTCAACTACGACATCTCCGACAACGGTTCACATCACGTC
It includes:
- a CDS encoding PEP-CTERM sorting domain-containing protein — translated: MSRSIHRVIAGLIVGVLFAATPAAFAVTPVDIVIKQGDVFGARTVSTLNAPFTDGLGKVGFVAAFDDSTRGIWHSSGFVFNSSDALPDSLTGGEGTMGVSNLGNFIYSPSFNGGDAVYTAGGKLLADGDAVPNNPGLFSVFNSRPTMLPNGTAHWIGGTSTTAGGSTSNRHLFRATDPNNPMSISRIISGGDVIEGKAISTAASNFNYDISDNGSHHVHILDMVTGSTTNNVHVYRDGAFVAQESLPVGDGTNWENFDGVFVNNAGDWLLHGDTSGATTSDEFIAFKGEIKVREGQTIDGITLASGASVNAASIDNKNNVVHTWGWGSGTTAQEHLFFGDADDLINGVRLLSRNDQVDSDGDTIADWIITDFEASTVIGPGLDLAEDGFVFVEVSMIPAAGGTEIGAILRVEVPEPATVGLLALGLLAIRRRRR
- the hslV gene encoding ATP-dependent protease subunit HslV produces the protein MPRLHNRFRSTTILSVRRDGQVAIGGDGQVTLGDAVVKDDAVKIRRLYKGKVLAGFAGSAADAFALLERFEGKLEEFKGATKRAAIELAKDWRTDRNLRRLESLLAVADSEASLIIGGSGDVIEPTDGVLAIGSGGVSAMSAARALLAHTEMTAAQIVETALKIAGRINIYANDQITIEKL
- a CDS encoding DUF167 domain-containing protein produces the protein MKTTAEGVEIRVKVVPGASRSRIDGLYGDCLKIRVAAPPEKGQANRAITALLAEQLGISESLVAVVAGKTSPRKTVRILQRSAIQVAAALAL